In a single window of the Flavobacterium sp. W4I14 genome:
- a CDS encoding acyl-CoA thioesterase-1 (product_source=KO:K10804; cath_funfam=3.40.50.1110; cleavage_site_network=SignalP-noTM; cog=COG2755; ko=KO:K10804; pfam=PF13472; superfamily=52266), with the protein MLRKRLMGLFVLSLVLLSCGNRENKSNTDKTLDSTDQKTAAMATEQKNILFFGTSLTAGYGLDPTEAYPALIQNRIDSLQMPYKVINGGLSGETSAGGKGRIDWLLKQRVDVFVLELGANDGLRGLPVSQTVKNLQTIIDRVKAKYPDAKMVLAGMQVPPNMGAKYAADFKNMFPDLAKKNQMALIPFLLDKVGGVPELNQADGIHPTAEGDKILAENVWAVLKDLL; encoded by the coding sequence ATGTTACGAAAACGATTAATGGGGCTATTTGTTTTAAGCCTTGTACTACTGAGCTGCGGAAACCGCGAAAATAAAAGCAATACCGATAAAACTTTAGATTCGACTGACCAAAAAACGGCTGCCATGGCTACTGAGCAGAAGAACATCCTCTTTTTTGGGACCAGTTTAACAGCAGGTTACGGGCTCGATCCAACGGAAGCTTATCCGGCATTGATCCAAAATAGGATCGATTCTTTACAAATGCCTTACAAAGTAATTAATGGTGGTTTAAGTGGCGAAACTTCTGCTGGCGGAAAAGGACGGATTGATTGGTTACTTAAGCAGCGAGTGGACGTTTTTGTACTCGAACTTGGCGCCAATGATGGATTGCGTGGCTTACCGGTATCGCAAACGGTTAAAAACCTTCAGACGATTATTGATCGTGTAAAAGCTAAATACCCTGATGCTAAAATGGTATTGGCTGGTATGCAGGTTCCACCAAATATGGGCGCCAAATATGCAGCAGACTTTAAAAACATGTTTCCTGATCTGGCAAAGAAAAACCAAATGGCCCTGATCCCCTTTTTATTGGATAAGGTTGGCGGTGTTCCTGAATTAAACCAGGCCGATGGCATACATCCAACTGCCGAAGGGGATAAGATCCTGGCCGAAAACGTGTGGGCAGTGCTGAAGGATTTGTTGTAG
- a CDS encoding putative ABC transport system ATP-binding protein (product_source=KO:K02003; cath_funfam=3.40.50.300; cog=COG4181; ko=KO:K02003; pfam=PF00005; smart=SM00382; superfamily=52540), with product MESILNIRNVSKIYQSTGRELTVLDNINFSIAAGSTVAITGPSGSGKTTLLGLCAGLDRASSGTVELNGIALEKLNEDERAAIRNQYVGFIFQNFQLLPTLTALENVMVPLELRGAKNIRAHALELLDKVGLADRSHHYPIQLSGGEQQRVSLARAFSNQPAILFADEPTGNLDAETSEKVIKLLFDLNKDAGTTLIIVTHDLELAARTARSIKIKGGVIISDENPTYA from the coding sequence TTGGAAAGCATATTGAACATCCGAAATGTAAGCAAAATTTACCAAAGTACCGGACGGGAACTGACCGTTTTGGATAACATTAATTTTTCGATAGCAGCTGGCTCAACTGTAGCCATAACGGGTCCTTCGGGAAGCGGAAAAACAACCTTACTTGGTTTATGTGCGGGATTAGACAGGGCCAGCAGCGGAACGGTTGAACTAAATGGTATTGCCTTAGAGAAACTGAATGAAGATGAAAGGGCAGCGATCAGAAATCAATATGTGGGTTTCATTTTTCAGAACTTTCAACTGTTGCCCACTTTAACGGCACTCGAAAATGTAATGGTACCTTTAGAATTAAGGGGAGCAAAAAACATCCGTGCTCATGCACTAGAATTGCTGGATAAAGTTGGCCTGGCCGACCGTTCACACCACTATCCTATACAATTATCAGGTGGCGAGCAACAGCGCGTTTCGCTGGCAAGGGCATTTTCGAACCAACCGGCTATTCTTTTTGCAGATGAACCTACCGGAAACCTTGATGCAGAAACCAGTGAAAAAGTGATCAAATTGCTTTTTGATTTAAATAAAGATGCAGGAACCACATTGATTATCGTAACACACGATCTTGAACTGGCTGCCAGAACGGCAAGGAGCATTAAAATTAAAGGCGGTGTAATCATTTCAGACGAAAACCCTACTTATGCCTAA